A stretch of Spirosoma oryzicola DNA encodes these proteins:
- a CDS encoding S49 family peptidase, producing the protein MLRHNLDLMAFMAQPWLIEREAGTMLLAQLVSGNGVLALEIDEDPIHYADPNWIYYPAAQKEGSTVILNITGVIYDYYVNYLCAKLDMIYADPNAARLIVRINGPGGAANAGNKLADKIQASPIPTFAFIDYGMAASAHYMVACACDAIYASRPNDRAGSIGTLISYQDWSKYFDKMGIVTKELYAKQSTQKNEEFRQAADGNFKLLQQAADSEAQRFIDYVLARRPGINEAALKGRLFNGTDSLENGLIDGIADLKSAFKSFSTTTSNTTPRTTMLGYVKLSALAAVKGTAAADLSDAQLEAINTELNAAYPGLAIVSQSQLDAAVENANKGAGDATALATATAEVTRLTNELTTANNKVSTLTTERNEFKEKAEEYGAMNAAEKTQVQKKNEVQADSGEQSDSDKTIANLAHNKSLEGSWLWDNVAASQTK; encoded by the coding sequence ATGCTTAGACACAATCTCGATCTGATGGCCTTTATGGCCCAGCCCTGGCTTATTGAACGCGAAGCCGGCACCATGTTACTGGCTCAGCTTGTTTCGGGCAATGGGGTGCTTGCGCTGGAGATTGACGAAGATCCAATTCACTACGCTGATCCGAACTGGATCTACTACCCGGCTGCGCAGAAAGAAGGTAGTACCGTTATCCTTAACATCACGGGTGTGATTTACGACTACTACGTGAATTACCTGTGCGCGAAGCTGGACATGATCTATGCCGATCCCAATGCAGCCCGGCTGATTGTGCGGATCAATGGTCCAGGTGGGGCCGCTAACGCCGGCAATAAACTGGCGGATAAGATCCAGGCTTCACCCATACCGACGTTTGCTTTTATCGACTACGGGATGGCCGCTTCGGCCCACTACATGGTCGCCTGCGCCTGTGATGCCATCTATGCCAGCCGGCCAAACGACCGGGCTGGCTCGATTGGTACGCTGATCTCCTATCAGGACTGGAGCAAGTACTTTGATAAAATGGGTATCGTGACCAAAGAGCTTTACGCTAAACAGTCGACCCAGAAAAACGAAGAATTTCGCCAGGCGGCTGACGGTAATTTCAAATTACTCCAGCAGGCCGCTGATTCCGAAGCCCAGCGCTTCATCGATTACGTGTTAGCGCGCCGGCCTGGCATTAATGAAGCCGCACTCAAGGGTCGATTATTCAATGGTACCGATTCCTTGGAGAACGGTCTGATCGACGGTATTGCTGATCTGAAATCAGCGTTCAAATCTTTTTCTACGACAACTTCAAACACAACCCCCCGTACAACCATGTTAGGTTACGTAAAATTATCCGCTCTGGCAGCGGTGAAAGGTACGGCTGCAGCCGATTTGTCCGACGCTCAGTTGGAGGCTATCAATACCGAATTGAATGCCGCCTACCCCGGACTGGCCATCGTTTCACAGTCCCAACTCGATGCCGCTGTTGAGAATGCCAATAAAGGCGCTGGCGATGCCACAGCCCTGGCAACGGCTACGGCTGAAGTAACTCGTTTGACCAATGAGCTAACGACGGCTAATAACAAAGTCAGTACGCTGACCACCGAGCGTAATGAATTTAAAGAAAAAGCGGAAGAATACGGCGCGATGAACGCAGCCGAAAAAACGCAGGTGCAAAAGAAAAACGAAGTCCAGGCGGATTCGGGTGAGCAGAGCGATTCAGACAAAACGATCGCTAACCTAGCTCATAACAAATCCCTGGAAGGCAGCTGGCTGTGGGACAACGTTGCCGCATCGCAGACAAAATAA